Proteins encoded together in one Chitinophaga lutea window:
- a CDS encoding endonuclease MutS2, whose product MKYFPESALVQLEFDKVKVLLGEHCKTELGKQMAEELRLHTHIDYVKSALQQAHEYKQLVLLQQHFPNDYVLNLRQELRLLDIQGAVLSGEQFMQLRKLAESMHSIVRFFDADRKVTYAGLYEVIAGTHYEKKIVALIDAVLDEVGQVRDNATPELAKIRMSLFRKRTELRRVFDRILSKLQKQGYLADIEESFLNGRRVVAIFAEHKRMVKGILHGESDTRRTSFLEPEETIQLNNEVFSLERDEQREVYKILRTLTADLAKHHTLLQGYHDILGIFDFIRAKARLALDINGNYPMLVPHSQVHLVEAYHPLLLLYNQKQGKPTIPVSLTLNKDNHILVISGPNAGGKTVTLKTVGLIQLMLQAGLLVPVHPTSQLGIFRNLMIHIGDTQSLEFELSTYSSHLKNMKYFMENANGKTLFFIDELGSGSDPNLGGAFAEVIMEELARKHAFGIVTTHYLNLKIMAGKVKGIVNAAMGFDEENLQPMYKLLVGKPGSSYTFSIAQRIGLDPALIARARKLVDEGHFRLDKLLNKAEQDLQKVESRERELQKLLKENERLKKEYETLSDKERTQQQYTILKLQNKIREEEIQYLKEMERKLKQIVIEWKRTDDKQKVIKQAEALLFRKKEKAHNDKLQKKVQDKFEELKGEVKVGDRVKIRTNNQVGKVNELRGKTAVVQIGNIPIQVKISDLVLVQERVKAE is encoded by the coding sequence GTGAAATATTTTCCGGAGTCGGCGCTGGTGCAACTGGAATTTGACAAGGTAAAAGTGCTCCTGGGCGAGCACTGTAAAACGGAGTTAGGTAAGCAGATGGCAGAAGAGCTGCGCCTGCACACACATATAGATTACGTAAAATCGGCGCTGCAGCAGGCGCACGAGTACAAGCAGCTGGTGCTGCTGCAGCAGCATTTTCCCAACGATTACGTGCTGAACCTGCGGCAGGAACTGCGGCTCCTCGATATCCAGGGGGCCGTTCTCAGCGGCGAACAGTTCATGCAGCTGCGCAAGCTCGCGGAAAGCATGCATAGCATCGTCCGCTTTTTCGATGCTGACAGAAAAGTGACATATGCCGGCCTTTACGAGGTGATCGCGGGCACCCATTACGAAAAGAAAATAGTGGCGCTGATAGATGCGGTGCTGGACGAGGTGGGGCAGGTGCGCGACAATGCCACCCCCGAACTGGCCAAGATCAGGATGTCGCTCTTCCGTAAACGCACCGAACTGCGCCGGGTGTTCGACCGCATTTTGTCGAAACTGCAAAAACAGGGCTACCTGGCCGACATCGAGGAGAGTTTCCTCAACGGCCGCAGGGTAGTGGCCATCTTCGCCGAGCACAAACGCATGGTGAAAGGCATCCTGCACGGCGAGTCAGACACCCGCCGCACGTCGTTCCTGGAACCGGAAGAAACCATCCAGCTGAACAACGAGGTGTTTTCGCTCGAGCGCGACGAACAGCGCGAAGTATACAAGATTCTCCGCACCCTTACCGCAGACCTGGCCAAACACCACACGCTGCTACAGGGGTATCACGATATTCTCGGCATATTCGATTTCATCCGGGCAAAAGCCCGGCTGGCCCTCGATATTAACGGGAACTACCCGATGCTCGTGCCCCACTCGCAGGTGCACCTGGTAGAGGCCTATCATCCGTTGCTGTTGTTATACAACCAGAAACAGGGCAAACCCACCATCCCCGTCAGCCTGACGCTCAACAAGGATAACCATATCCTGGTGATCAGCGGGCCCAACGCCGGGGGTAAAACGGTGACCCTCAAAACGGTCGGGCTCATCCAGCTGATGCTGCAGGCCGGCCTGCTGGTGCCGGTGCATCCCACCAGCCAGCTGGGCATTTTCCGGAACCTGATGATCCACATCGGCGACACCCAGAGCCTGGAATTCGAACTGAGCACATACAGCTCGCACCTGAAAAACATGAAGTATTTCATGGAAAATGCGAACGGTAAAACCCTGTTCTTTATAGATGAGCTGGGCAGCGGCTCCGACCCCAACCTGGGCGGCGCCTTTGCCGAAGTGATCATGGAAGAGCTGGCGCGTAAACATGCCTTCGGCATCGTTACCACGCACTACCTCAACCTCAAGATCATGGCTGGAAAAGTGAAGGGCATTGTAAATGCGGCCATGGGTTTCGACGAAGAAAACCTCCAGCCCATGTACAAACTGCTGGTTGGCAAGCCCGGCAGCTCCTACACCTTTTCCATTGCCCAGCGGATAGGGCTCGACCCCGCGCTGATCGCCAGGGCGCGAAAACTGGTAGACGAAGGGCACTTCCGCCTCGATAAACTGCTCAATAAAGCCGAGCAGGACCTTCAGAAGGTGGAAAGCCGCGAAAGAGAGCTGCAGAAACTCCTCAAGGAGAACGAACGGCTGAAAAAGGAATACGAAACTTTGTCCGACAAGGAACGTACCCAGCAGCAGTACACCATATTAAAGCTGCAGAACAAGATCAGGGAAGAGGAAATTCAGTACCTGAAAGAGATGGAGCGGAAGCTGAAGCAGATCGTGATAGAGTGGAAACGGACAGACGATAAGCAGAAGGTCATTAAACAGGCCGAAGCGCTGCTGTTCAGGAAAAAAGAAAAAGCCCATAACGACAAGCTGCAGAAAAAGGTGCAGGACAAATTCGAGGAATTGAAAGGAGAGGTGAAGGTAGGCGACCGGGTAAAAATCCGGACCAACAACCAGGTGGGAAAGGTGAACGAACTGCGGGGCAAAACGGCCGTGGTGCAGATCGGGAACATTCCCATCCAGGTCAAGATCAGCGACCTGGTACTGGTGCAGGAGCGGGTGAAAGCAGAATAA
- the msrA gene encoding peptide-methionine (S)-S-oxide reductase MsrA, with protein sequence MKYVMLLCLMASSLVSCAQNGKKVNEPGDMTIQKDQKTAEAVFGNGCFWCTEAIFQQLEGVLKVESGYSGGANPNPTYEEVCTGTTGHAEVIRLTYDPAKINYATLLEAFWASHDPTTLNRQGNDVGTQYRSVVFYGNEEERKEAEYYKKKLQESGAYDKPIVTEISPLKTFYVAENYHQNYYNQNGSAPYCHYVIRPKLDKFKKAFADKLKK encoded by the coding sequence ATGAAATACGTGATGCTCCTGTGCCTGATGGCTTCCAGCCTGGTTTCGTGCGCACAGAACGGTAAAAAAGTAAATGAACCCGGGGATATGACCATTCAAAAAGATCAAAAAACAGCGGAAGCCGTGTTTGGAAACGGCTGCTTCTGGTGCACAGAAGCCATTTTTCAGCAACTGGAAGGGGTATTGAAAGTGGAATCGGGGTATTCCGGCGGCGCCAACCCCAACCCCACCTACGAAGAAGTGTGTACGGGCACTACCGGCCATGCCGAGGTGATCAGGCTTACCTACGACCCGGCCAAAATCAATTACGCCACCCTGCTGGAGGCATTCTGGGCAAGCCACGACCCCACCACCCTCAACCGCCAGGGCAACGACGTGGGAACGCAGTACCGGTCCGTGGTGTTTTACGGGAACGAGGAGGAACGGAAGGAAGCGGAATACTATAAAAAGAAGCTGCAGGAATCCGGGGCGTACGACAAACCCATTGTCACGGAAATATCACCCCTGAAAACGTTCTATGTGGCCGAAAACTACCATCAGAACTATTACAACCAGAACGGCTCGGCGCCCTACTGTCATTATGTGATCCGGCCGAAACTGGACAAATTCAAAAAAGCCTTCGCGGATAAACTGAAGAAATAA
- a CDS encoding RNA polymerase sigma factor, which produces MKNYSDATLVGQLQKNSEEAFREIYDRHWKSLYETAFYKAGPEDAGDLVQEIFLYLWKNRSNLQLQVQLNTYLHAALRHKIIDLYRLKTQRGLYYESMLPANPQAAPDYETKELDGIIRATIQRMPTRMREIFLLNRDGDLPSAEIARKLSLSDQTVRNQISTAIHRIRKAVDAYRNSR; this is translated from the coding sequence TTGAAAAACTATTCTGACGCCACGTTAGTAGGCCAATTGCAGAAAAACAGTGAAGAGGCATTCCGGGAAATTTACGACCGGCACTGGAAATCGTTGTATGAAACAGCGTTTTACAAAGCAGGTCCCGAAGATGCCGGCGACCTGGTGCAGGAGATTTTCCTCTACCTGTGGAAAAATCGCAGCAACCTGCAACTGCAGGTACAACTGAACACCTACCTTCACGCCGCACTGCGCCACAAAATCATCGACCTTTACCGGCTGAAAACACAGCGGGGACTATACTATGAAAGCATGCTGCCGGCCAACCCGCAGGCAGCGCCGGATTATGAAACGAAGGAGCTCGACGGCATCATCCGCGCCACCATCCAGCGTATGCCTACCAGGATGCGCGAGATCTTTCTCCTCAACCGCGACGGCGACCTTCCCTCTGCGGAAATAGCGCGCAAACTCTCCCTCTCCGACCAGACGGTGCGCAACCAGATCAGCACCGCCATCCACCGTATCCGCAAGGCCGTAGACGCCTACCGCAACAGCCGTTGA
- a CDS encoding FecR family protein, with translation MSPQRIQTLLLKYGKQECTPEETAELEQWYASLDGQAARPFADDAAEADMREKLWQQISTARQPARRFHLPVWARVAAVALPLAVAALLFYNRGSRTAHNGTATVNATAAVITIPYGTTRKVSLPDGTTVTLNAGSELRYEPDFNQTHREVALTGEAYFDVTKDADKPFIIHTGKMDIRVLGTSFNVKAYPEDLTTEASLIRGSIEVTPTAQPGRRFVLKPNEKIVLPNQQLTNSPGAMPEELFATMQEKGYAVSNVSINPADSTVAETAWVSNRLAFMNESFKEIALQLERKFEVKVIFENEAIAALRFTATFDNENIAQTLEALQYTATAPFTFRIDQQNIYITR, from the coding sequence TTGAGCCCACAACGTATTCAAACCCTGCTGCTGAAATACGGCAAGCAGGAATGCACGCCGGAAGAAACGGCCGAACTGGAACAATGGTACGCCTCGCTGGACGGCCAGGCGGCCCGTCCTTTTGCGGACGATGCCGCGGAGGCCGACATGCGTGAAAAGCTCTGGCAGCAGATTTCCACCGCCCGGCAGCCGGCCCGCCGGTTTCACCTGCCCGTTTGGGCCCGGGTGGCCGCAGTGGCCCTTCCCCTTGCGGTAGCGGCCCTGCTGTTCTACAACCGGGGCAGCCGCACCGCGCATAACGGCACCGCCACCGTGAACGCCACAGCCGCCGTGATCACCATCCCTTACGGCACCACCCGCAAGGTGTCCTTGCCGGACGGCACCACGGTGACGCTCAACGCCGGCAGCGAGCTGCGCTATGAACCGGATTTCAACCAGACGCACCGCGAAGTGGCGCTGACAGGAGAAGCGTACTTCGACGTGACGAAAGACGCGGACAAACCTTTCATCATCCATACCGGTAAAATGGACATCCGGGTGCTGGGCACCTCCTTCAACGTAAAGGCCTACCCGGAAGACCTGACCACCGAAGCCTCCCTCATCCGCGGCAGCATTGAAGTAACGCCCACGGCCCAGCCCGGGCGCAGGTTCGTGCTGAAGCCCAACGAAAAAATCGTGCTGCCCAACCAGCAGCTGACAAACAGCCCCGGCGCCATGCCCGAAGAACTGTTTGCAACCATGCAGGAAAAGGGCTACGCCGTATCCAACGTTTCCATCAACCCGGCAGACAGCACCGTGGCGGAGACAGCCTGGGTGAGCAACCGCCTGGCCTTCATGAATGAGAGTTTTAAAGAAATCGCGCTGCAGCTGGAAAGAAAATTCGAGGTGAAAGTCATCTTCGAAAACGAAGCCATCGCCGCGCTCAGGTTTACGGCCACTTTCGACAACGAGAATATCGCACAAACACTGGAGGCGCTGCAATACACGGCTACCGCCCCCTTTACGTTCAGGATTGATCAGCAAAACATTTACATCACACGTTAA